From the Corythoichthys intestinalis isolate RoL2023-P3 chromosome 13, ASM3026506v1, whole genome shotgun sequence genome, one window contains:
- the LOC130928471 gene encoding synaptopodin-2 isoform X3 yields MAWRWIVSLPIPDDPPELLPIVRRLEARRGNDDSWGISQSIAFLILLDARPTLSASPSVTSSVQDNGEPEPGQTPQRPQDNIRHLKMIEYLPAWCLNAWQPSRSRRRLSLISSKVEESGCASQAGVREGDRLVALNGEPCAGVALSQAQAIVDATSGCLRLLIKRRRGAKEPSKMRELYISESQDEVSDGDLHRDSSGETPSPSLSQITLDNMVASPHLTRKPLSQHGVVQGRAPAASASPGRGILSGGVGGPGVSAGSPGAGGGPCELPGSFSLSFQISSDDGTPVEEQDSDSDPEKPNKHRARHARLRRSESLSEKQVKEAKSKCKRIALLLSAAQPNPNNKGLLMFKKHRQRAKKYTLVSYGTGEDEREDSTEEDEEDSRKGIRVVEFTLEDRDESDLEKRFLANARGGKSVLTICLDKSLLDGERNQTRMECLPETKGKGALMFAQRRQRMDEIAAEHEELRRQGMPVEGAKAEPDQAYMDVNVHQQQQYQQYQEQQYYEQQQQQQQFQQQQQYQQYQQQYEQQQMHQQDQHLHFSGDGSVQPQSHEARSSLSNRTAKPFPVQNVAATPYSPAMSGTNQYSVGQGEQIASRDERISTPAIRSGILDLKRRNVAKPMFTFKETPKMSPNPELLNLVNMSNKKIGFESGPEEDYLSLGAEACNFLLSSRSKHKNPPPVAPKPVIDPSAAPWSPQMEVTNQGMPQHSENSASTPAVAPAAKTTLSNDREPTSTVHVSGPSPPQAQLEAPAHAAVQQQTWPPVSQQQVGIQEGNCNVRSSPLPETGTERIWDSVQVTPQQSTISCYPAQVQPHEPPLSQSSLQPQWTTPQPTHSQVQSQTAANTWTPQIQASWNQAEQAPSHAQPSWCQPQELPQSQTEPNWTHASEPQAQQIQPAWGRPQEPMLQQQVSWAQAPPVDSQPTWAQHESQAQAPCVQPEFQQQPSWGQIAEAKSWPQAQAPDQQWASAQPQAHPPIITWPPPPPTWTETAQAQPHVQPPAGLNAWAPVPAQPQPQPSWTQQPAEQVQGPSNSWEGEQGPPQHQATWVQSDRPQPQPSWQQAPLKTVQQPAMNAWSQAQTPPTTWTPQSQQTSGANTPPLPKPWNTQQKRGPQRVKAFTSGHNVSFPVNPLATVLNPSSSGSAYEMPAVRGKGADMFAKRQSRMEKYVVDSETVQANMAGRSTSPAASLPSEWKYTPNVRAPPSRGFNPIQSPSYPPGASKQPPSSAPESKAKKKGKQGPPPKPLDVVDVMKHQPYQLSASLFTYGPAAETAKESSPKPSCSPQNQQPVQSAGTFSTSYPEQPNDGNYQPSPNAYPQQPSGGPYWQPHNKQPPQLPSPQYPPPQVPYEAAASPPYLSPSLAFQQPTHANVAPSYPVASPPGSTTSGNAGAAPKPKFMAKKSSAQVWKPTVPEKE; encoded by the exons ATGATTGAGTACCTGCCCGCGTGGTGCTTGAATGCTTGGCAGCCATCCCGGAGCCGGAGGCGACTATCGCTCATCTCCAGCAAG GTGGAGGAAAGCGGGTGCGCTTCCCAAGCTGGCGTACGGGAAGGGGACAGGTTGGTGGCGTTGAATGGAGAGCCGTGTGCCGGCGTGGCTCTTTCACAGGCTCAAGCCATAGTGGACGCGACGAGCGGGTGTCTACGCTTGCTTATCAAGAG ACGGAGAGGTGCGAAGGAGCCTTCAAAGATGAGGGAGCTCTACATATCCGAGTCCCAAGATGAAGTGTCCGACGGAGATCTGCATCGGGACAGCAGTGGAGAGACTCCCTCGCCGTCCCTTTCCCAGATAACCTTGGACAACATGGTAGCATCTCCGCACTTGACTCGAAAGCCCCTCAGCCAGCACGGGGTGGTGCAAGGGAGGGCGCCAGCAGCATCGGCATCACCTGGGAGGGGCATCCTGAGCGGTGGagtgggaggccccggggtgagCGCCGGATCCCCAGGAGCGGGAGGAGGGCCCTGTGAGCTTCCCGGCTCTTTTAGTCTCTCTTTCCAAATCTCCTCAGACGACGGAACGCCCGTCGAGGAGCAGGATTCCGATTCCGATCCGGAGAAACCCAACAAACACCGAGCGAGGCACGCCA GGCTCAGGCGCAGCGAGAGTCTGTCCGAGAAGCAGGTGAAGGAGGCCAAGTCCAAATGTAAGCGGATCGCGCTTCTTCTtagcgccgcgcagcccaaccCCAACAACAAGGGCCTGTTGATGTTCAAGAAGCACCGTCAGAGAGCCAAGAAGTACACCCTCGTGAGCTACGGTACCGGCGAGGACGAGCGAGAAGACAGCACCGAAGAGGACGAAGAAGACTCGCGGAAGGGAATCCGCGTGGTCGAATTCACGCTCGAGGATCGAGACGAGTCGGATTTAGAGAAGCGCTTCCTCGCGAATGCCCGCGGCGGCAAAAGCGTGCTGACCATCTGCCTGGATAAAAGTCTCCTCGACGGCGAGCGGAATCAAACGCGGATGGAGTGTTTGCCCGAAACCAAGGGCAAAGGCGCCCTCATGTTCGCCCAGAGGCGTCAGCGAATGGACGAGATTGCGGCCGAGCACGAAGAGCTTCGGCGTCAAGGGATGCCCGTGGAAGGGGCGAAAGCGGAACCGGATCAAGCGTACATGGATGTGAATGTTCACCAGCAGCAGCAGTACCAGCAATACCAGGAACAGCAGTACTATgagcaacaacaacagcagcagcaattcCAGCAGCAACAGCAATACCAACAATATCAGCAGCAGTATGAGCAACAGCAAATGCATCAGCAAGATCAGCATCTTCACTTTTCCGGGGATGGTTCAGTGCAACCGCAAAGCCACGAGGCGCGGAGCTCTTTAAGCAATCGCACCGCAAAGCCCTTTCCGGTACAAAACGTGGCAGCGACCCCTTACTCTCCTGCAATGAGTGGGACTAATCAATATTctgtgggccaaggagagcagatCGCCTCTCGTGACGAGCGCATTTCCACGCCTGCAATCAGGTCGGGGATCCTGGATTTAAAGAGGAGAAATGTCGCCAAGCCCATGTTCACGTTCAAAGAGACACCAAAGATGTCACCTAATCCAGAGTTGCTGAACCTCGTTAACATGAGTAACAAGAAGATTGGTTTTGAGTCAGGACCCGAGGAAGACTACCTCAGCCTAGGGGCTGAGGCTTGTAATTTCCTCCTGTCCTCACGCTCGAAACACAAAAATCCTCCGCCGGTGGCCCCGAAGCCTGTGATTGATCCCAGCGCTGCCCCTTGGTCTCCGCAGATGGAAGTAACCAATCAGGGCATGCCTCAGCATTCTGAAAATAGTGCATCCACACCTGCTGTAGCCCCCGCCGCAAAGACCACCCTTTCAAATGACCGAGAGCCAACCTCTACTGTGCATGTCTCTGGGCCATCTCCCCCTCAAGCCCAACTGGAAGCCCCTGCACACGCCGCTGTGCAACAACAGACGTGGCCACCGGTAAGCCAACAACAAGTGGGCATCCAAGAGGGAAACTGTAACGTAAGATCTTCCCCCTTGCCCGAGACCGGTACTGAAAGAATTTGGGATTCCGTACAAGTAACCCCGCAGCAATCGACAATTTCCTGTTATCCGGCTCAAGTACAGCCCCATGAGCCACCCTTGAGTCAGTCCTCTCTCCAGCCACAATGGACAACGCCTCAACCCACTCACAGTCAAGTGCAGTCCCAGACCGCTGCCAATACATGGACACCCCAAATTCAGGCATCATGGAATCAGGCAGAGCAAGCACCGTCACACGCCCAGCCATCCTGGTGTCAGCCTCAAGAATTACCACAGTCCCAAACAGAACCAAACTGGACACACGCTTCTGAACCGCAAGCGCAGCAAATTCAGCCAGCCTGGGGTCGCCCACAAGAACCGATGCTGCAGCAGCAGGTTTCCTGGGCCCAGGCTCCACCAGTAGACTCTCAACCAACATGGGCTCAACATGAATCCCAAGCTCAGGCTCCTTGTGTTCAGCCAGAATTTCAGCAACAGCCATCATGGGGTCAAATTGCAGAGGCAAAATCTTGGCCGCAGGCCCAAGCACCAGATCAACAATGGGCTTCGGCTCAGCCCCAAGCACATCCTCCAATAATTACCTGGCCTCCACCTCCACCCACTTGGACCGAAACAGCCCAAGCACAACCACACGTGCAGCCTCCAGCCGGTTTGAACGCTTGGGCACCTGTTCCCGCTCAGCCGCAGCCGCAACCATCTTGGACCCAGCAGCCCGCAGAACAGGTCCAGGGTCCCTCCAATTCCTGGGAGGGCGAGCAAGGTCCGCCCCAACATCAGGCAACCTGGGTCCAGTCTGATCGTCCTCAGCCACAGCCGTCCTGGCAACAAGCACCCTTAAAAACCGTGCAGCAGCCTGCGATGAACGCATGGTCGCAGGCTCAAACCCCTCCCACTACCTGGACACCGCAGTCCCAACAAACCTCTGGGGCCAACACTCCACCTTTGCCCAAGCCTTGGAATACCCAACAAAAGCGCGGCCCACAGCGAGTAAAAGCTTTCACCTCTGGTCACAATGTTTCATTCCCCGTCAACCCCTTGGCCACCGTCCTGAACCCGTCATCCTCCGGTTCGGCTTACGAGATGCCTGCCGTCCGAGGGAAAGGCGCCGACATGTTTGCCAAAAGGCAATCTCGCATGGAGAAGTACGTGGTGGACTCTGAGACCGTGCAGGCTAACATGGCGGGTCGATCCACGTCGCCGGCTGCTTCCTTACCAAGCGAGTGGAAGTACACCCCCAACGTACGTGCTCCGCCCTCACGTGGTTTCAATCCCATCCAGTCCCCCTCCTATCCGCCGGGTGCGTCCAAGCAGCCTCCTTCTAGCGCCCCGGAGTCAAAAGCTAAGAAAAAAGGCAAACAAGGACCTCCCCCAAAACCGCTTGACGTTGTTGACGTCATGAAGCATCAACCCTACCAACTTAGCGCCTCCCTTTTTACATACGGGCCTGCAGCAGAAACTGCAAAAGAGTCTTCTCCTAAGCCCAGCTGTTCACCCCAGAACCAGCAACCGGTTCAGTCAGCTGGAACATTTAGCACTTCGTACCCCGAGCAGCCTAATGATGGCAACTATCAGCCAAGTCCTAACGCTTATCCCCAGCAACCTTCAGGTGGTCCTTACTGGCAACCACATAATAAACAACCCCCTCAATTGCCTAGTCCCCAGTACCCACCACCGCAAGTCCCTTACGAAGCAGCTGCTAGTCCCCCTTACCTTTCACCTAGCTTAGCCTTCCAGCAGCCAACTCACGCAAATGTAGCTCCTAGCTATCCCGTCGCTTCACCGCCTGGCTCTACGACCAGCGGCAACGCTGGCGCGGCGCCAAAACCAAAGTTTATGGCTAAAAAAAGCTCTGCTCAGGTGTGGAAGCCCACTGTCCCTGAGAAGGAGTAA
- the LOC130928471 gene encoding synaptopodin-2 isoform X4 — protein MAWRWIVSLPIPDDPPELLPIVRRLEARRGNDDSWGISQSIAFLILLDARPTLSASPSVTSSVQDNGEPEPGQTPQRPQDNIRHLKMIEYLPAWCLNAWQPSRSRRRLSLISSKVEESGCASQAGVREGDRLVALNGEPCAGVALSQAQAIVDATSGCLRLLIKRRRGAKEPSKMRELYISESQDEVSDGDLHRDSSGETPSPSLSQITLDNMVASPHLTRKPLSQHGVVQGRAPAASASPGRGILSGGVGGPGVSAGSPGAGGGPCELPGSFSLSFQISSDDGTPVEEQDSDSDPEKPNKHRARHARLRRSESLSEKQVKEAKSKCKRIALLLSAAQPNPNNKGLLMFKKHRQRAKKYTLVSYGTGEDEREDSTEEDEEDSRKGIRVVEFTLEDRDESDLEKRFLANARGGKSVLTICLDKSLLDGERNQTRMECLPETKGKGALMFAQRRQRMDEIAAEHEELRRQGMPVEGAKAEPDQAYMDVNVHQQQQYQQYQEQQYYEQQQQQQQFQQQQQYQQYQQQYEQQQMHQQDQHLHFSGDGSVQPQSHEARSSLSNRTAKPFPVQNVAATPYSPAMSGTNQYSVGQGEQIASRDERISTPAIRSGILDLKRRNVAKPMFTFKETPKMSPNPELLNLVNMSNKKIGFESGPEEDYLSLGAEACNFLLSSRSKHKNPPPVAPKPVIDPSAAPWSPQMEVTNQGMPQHSENSASTPAVAPAAKTTLSNDREPTSTVHVSGPSPPQAQLEAPAHAAVQQQTWPPVSQQQVGIQEGNCNVRSSPLPETGTERIWDSVQVTPQQSTISCYPAQVQPHEPPLSQSSLQPQWTTPQPTHSQVQSQTAANTWTPQIQASWNQAEQAPSHAQPSWCQPQELPQSQTEPNWTHASEPQAQQIQPAWGRPQEPMLQQQVSWAQAPPVDSQPTWAQHESQAQAPCVQPEFQQQPSWGQIAEAKSWPQAQAPDQQWASAQPQAHPPIITWPPPPPTWTETAQAQPHVQPPAGLNAWAPVPAQPQPQPSWTQQPAEQVQGPSNSWEGEQGPPQHQATWVQSDRPQPQPSWQQAPLKTVQQPAMNAWSQAQTPPTTWTPQSQQTSGANTPPLPKPWNTQQKRGPQRVKAFTSGHNVSFPVNPLATVLNPSSSGSAYEMPAVRGKGADMFAKRQSRMEKYVVDSETVQANMAGRSTSPAASLPSEWKYTPNVAGRSYSLSPPGRAPSTGHQSPASSGRHPASRQTYCQEKAPKAITPWEAASRHPLGLVDEAFAFQELQQNLASSVRLAAQRKPPPQWTAGGSRQKTGGHWSWGPGRGGVASSGQRVGYGSLPRQWQPHRSATQFGPPSQGRRPPMGLQKSFYSTNYNWQQ, from the exons ATGATTGAGTACCTGCCCGCGTGGTGCTTGAATGCTTGGCAGCCATCCCGGAGCCGGAGGCGACTATCGCTCATCTCCAGCAAG GTGGAGGAAAGCGGGTGCGCTTCCCAAGCTGGCGTACGGGAAGGGGACAGGTTGGTGGCGTTGAATGGAGAGCCGTGTGCCGGCGTGGCTCTTTCACAGGCTCAAGCCATAGTGGACGCGACGAGCGGGTGTCTACGCTTGCTTATCAAGAG ACGGAGAGGTGCGAAGGAGCCTTCAAAGATGAGGGAGCTCTACATATCCGAGTCCCAAGATGAAGTGTCCGACGGAGATCTGCATCGGGACAGCAGTGGAGAGACTCCCTCGCCGTCCCTTTCCCAGATAACCTTGGACAACATGGTAGCATCTCCGCACTTGACTCGAAAGCCCCTCAGCCAGCACGGGGTGGTGCAAGGGAGGGCGCCAGCAGCATCGGCATCACCTGGGAGGGGCATCCTGAGCGGTGGagtgggaggccccggggtgagCGCCGGATCCCCAGGAGCGGGAGGAGGGCCCTGTGAGCTTCCCGGCTCTTTTAGTCTCTCTTTCCAAATCTCCTCAGACGACGGAACGCCCGTCGAGGAGCAGGATTCCGATTCCGATCCGGAGAAACCCAACAAACACCGAGCGAGGCACGCCA GGCTCAGGCGCAGCGAGAGTCTGTCCGAGAAGCAGGTGAAGGAGGCCAAGTCCAAATGTAAGCGGATCGCGCTTCTTCTtagcgccgcgcagcccaaccCCAACAACAAGGGCCTGTTGATGTTCAAGAAGCACCGTCAGAGAGCCAAGAAGTACACCCTCGTGAGCTACGGTACCGGCGAGGACGAGCGAGAAGACAGCACCGAAGAGGACGAAGAAGACTCGCGGAAGGGAATCCGCGTGGTCGAATTCACGCTCGAGGATCGAGACGAGTCGGATTTAGAGAAGCGCTTCCTCGCGAATGCCCGCGGCGGCAAAAGCGTGCTGACCATCTGCCTGGATAAAAGTCTCCTCGACGGCGAGCGGAATCAAACGCGGATGGAGTGTTTGCCCGAAACCAAGGGCAAAGGCGCCCTCATGTTCGCCCAGAGGCGTCAGCGAATGGACGAGATTGCGGCCGAGCACGAAGAGCTTCGGCGTCAAGGGATGCCCGTGGAAGGGGCGAAAGCGGAACCGGATCAAGCGTACATGGATGTGAATGTTCACCAGCAGCAGCAGTACCAGCAATACCAGGAACAGCAGTACTATgagcaacaacaacagcagcagcaattcCAGCAGCAACAGCAATACCAACAATATCAGCAGCAGTATGAGCAACAGCAAATGCATCAGCAAGATCAGCATCTTCACTTTTCCGGGGATGGTTCAGTGCAACCGCAAAGCCACGAGGCGCGGAGCTCTTTAAGCAATCGCACCGCAAAGCCCTTTCCGGTACAAAACGTGGCAGCGACCCCTTACTCTCCTGCAATGAGTGGGACTAATCAATATTctgtgggccaaggagagcagatCGCCTCTCGTGACGAGCGCATTTCCACGCCTGCAATCAGGTCGGGGATCCTGGATTTAAAGAGGAGAAATGTCGCCAAGCCCATGTTCACGTTCAAAGAGACACCAAAGATGTCACCTAATCCAGAGTTGCTGAACCTCGTTAACATGAGTAACAAGAAGATTGGTTTTGAGTCAGGACCCGAGGAAGACTACCTCAGCCTAGGGGCTGAGGCTTGTAATTTCCTCCTGTCCTCACGCTCGAAACACAAAAATCCTCCGCCGGTGGCCCCGAAGCCTGTGATTGATCCCAGCGCTGCCCCTTGGTCTCCGCAGATGGAAGTAACCAATCAGGGCATGCCTCAGCATTCTGAAAATAGTGCATCCACACCTGCTGTAGCCCCCGCCGCAAAGACCACCCTTTCAAATGACCGAGAGCCAACCTCTACTGTGCATGTCTCTGGGCCATCTCCCCCTCAAGCCCAACTGGAAGCCCCTGCACACGCCGCTGTGCAACAACAGACGTGGCCACCGGTAAGCCAACAACAAGTGGGCATCCAAGAGGGAAACTGTAACGTAAGATCTTCCCCCTTGCCCGAGACCGGTACTGAAAGAATTTGGGATTCCGTACAAGTAACCCCGCAGCAATCGACAATTTCCTGTTATCCGGCTCAAGTACAGCCCCATGAGCCACCCTTGAGTCAGTCCTCTCTCCAGCCACAATGGACAACGCCTCAACCCACTCACAGTCAAGTGCAGTCCCAGACCGCTGCCAATACATGGACACCCCAAATTCAGGCATCATGGAATCAGGCAGAGCAAGCACCGTCACACGCCCAGCCATCCTGGTGTCAGCCTCAAGAATTACCACAGTCCCAAACAGAACCAAACTGGACACACGCTTCTGAACCGCAAGCGCAGCAAATTCAGCCAGCCTGGGGTCGCCCACAAGAACCGATGCTGCAGCAGCAGGTTTCCTGGGCCCAGGCTCCACCAGTAGACTCTCAACCAACATGGGCTCAACATGAATCCCAAGCTCAGGCTCCTTGTGTTCAGCCAGAATTTCAGCAACAGCCATCATGGGGTCAAATTGCAGAGGCAAAATCTTGGCCGCAGGCCCAAGCACCAGATCAACAATGGGCTTCGGCTCAGCCCCAAGCACATCCTCCAATAATTACCTGGCCTCCACCTCCACCCACTTGGACCGAAACAGCCCAAGCACAACCACACGTGCAGCCTCCAGCCGGTTTGAACGCTTGGGCACCTGTTCCCGCTCAGCCGCAGCCGCAACCATCTTGGACCCAGCAGCCCGCAGAACAGGTCCAGGGTCCCTCCAATTCCTGGGAGGGCGAGCAAGGTCCGCCCCAACATCAGGCAACCTGGGTCCAGTCTGATCGTCCTCAGCCACAGCCGTCCTGGCAACAAGCACCCTTAAAAACCGTGCAGCAGCCTGCGATGAACGCATGGTCGCAGGCTCAAACCCCTCCCACTACCTGGACACCGCAGTCCCAACAAACCTCTGGGGCCAACACTCCACCTTTGCCCAAGCCTTGGAATACCCAACAAAAGCGCGGCCCACAGCGAGTAAAAGCTTTCACCTCTGGTCACAATGTTTCATTCCCCGTCAACCCCTTGGCCACCGTCCTGAACCCGTCATCCTCCGGTTCGGCTTACGAGATGCCTGCCGTCCGAGGGAAAGGCGCCGACATGTTTGCCAAAAGGCAATCTCGCATGGAGAAGTACGTGGTGGACTCTGAGACCGTGCAGGCTAACATGGCGGGTCGATCCACGTCGCCGGCTGCTTCCTTACCAAGCGAGTGGAAGTACACCCCCAAC GTGGCTGGCAGGAGTTACTCTCTGTCGCCTCCAGGTAGAGCGCCCTCCACAGGCCATCAGTCGCCCGCTTCCTCCGGGAGACACCCCGCGTCCAGGCAGACGTACTGCCAGGAGAAAGCCCCCAAAGCCATCACGCCCTGGGAGGCGGCGTCTCGCCACCCCCTGGGGCTGGTGGACGAAGCCTTTGCCTTCCAGGAACTCCAGCAGAACCTGGCCTCTAGCGTTCGACTGGCGGCCCAGCGTAAGCCACCTCCCCAGTGGACGGCCGGGGGGTCCCGGCAAAAGACAGGCGGTCACTGGAGCTGGGGTCCCGGTCGGGGGGGTGTCGCTAGCAGCGGCCAACGTGTCGGATACGGGTCCCTGCCCAGACAGTGGCAGCCTCATAGGTCTGCGACCCAGTTCGGGCCCCCGTCTCAGGGGAGGAGACCACCAATGGGACTGCAAAAGTCTTTTTATAGCACCAATTACAACTGGCAGCAGTAG